The DNA sequence TTTATCGCTTTCCCTGCACCTATCGGACCGACGAGATAAATGTTTTTAGACATGGCATCGAGAATCGGTCGAACCTGTTCTAACACGTTGTCTTCGCCACCAGCCATTACCGTTAACGTTCCCTGTTCGGCACCAATTGTTCCTCCACTTACAGGTCCATCTAGCACTTTAATACGTTTACTTTGAAAAGCTTCATTGACTTTTTTCATCATAGCCGGAGAACCAGACGTCATTTCGAGTAAGATGGCATCGGAGGATAGCGTCTCTAACACATCCTCAGATAACAAAACGGACTCCATTTCCTTATCAGTTGGTAGTATTGAAAGTAACACTTCACAATGAGCTGCAACCTCTTTAATTGATGAATGTTCGACGGCTCCAGCACTTTTTAATTCTTCAACCGGCTGGCGATTTCTGTGTGCCGTTACATGTAATTCGAATCCTTTTTTTACAAGATTCTTCGCCATTGGAAGTCCCATCGCTCCAAGTCCGATAAAACCAATTTTTTTAAATCCCATAGATAGTCTCCTCCTGTGTAAAGTTAGAAGGAGCGATGAATGCTCCTTCTATCGGTTAGTCACATCAATAGCCCTTGTTGTAAGCGGATACATTTTATACGAGTTTACTAGTTTTATAGAACTGTATGGTCATGCTCCCAGCCTAATTTATCATATAATTTCTTTCTGCCTTCTTTATCTCCTGATAATTCTTGATGAGCATATTTCGCGACATCTCTTGCTAATTTTCTAGGGACAACAACGACTCCGTCTCCATCAGCTACAACAACGTCTCCTGGATAGATAGCTACTCCACCAATAGCAATCGGTGTATCTTTTTCACAGAAACGAATTCGACCTTGGTCCATTCCTTGAGAGATAAACTTAGACCAGACAGGAATTCCTTGGTGAATGACCTCATCCGTATCTCGGATTCCACCGCCGTTTGTCAAATAGCCTCGAGCGCCTTTGTGTTTAAATTCTAACGTATTATTAGAACCTAAAATCCCAACATCGACTCCTGCTACGTCCATACAGACAAAGTCACCATCTTCAATATCTGCTCCCCACGGGTCGTTACATACTTCACTGTAATACCAACCCACCCATTTCGTATACTCTTCAGGAGTCAACTTTGGCATTGGACCTTCGAATGGTACGTAGCGAGCCGTACGAGCAATTCCTACTACTTTTGTTCGGAAAAGTGGGCGAATACTATGGTCTACGGTTCCATATCCATGCATGCCAACCCAGTCCATACCGTCACGAACATCTGTCACGCGTAAATCCTTGTAAAGTTCCAATATTTCCTGTCTATCATCTTTTTGTGTTGTCATATTTATCTTCTCCTTTGAAATGATTAAGTATTTTGGTTACCTTCTATAAACACCTAAAACGATACCTAGAGAAAACTCACCTCCTTCACAAAATAATCGATTACTTAGCTCCACATGATTTTCGAATGATAAGCTCTGGTTCAAGGACAATCGTCGCTGGCGGAGCCTTTGATTCACTACCTTCCTTACTCATGGTTTGAATGAGGATTTGAGCAGCCATTTTCCCCATATGATAACCTGGTTGTCTTACAGTCGTTAGCGGCGGCTCTAAATGCTGAGCCCATATCGTTTCATCATAGCTAATTAAAGCGACATCATTTGGGATATGGAGTGTAAGAGACCTTAAAGCACCTAATACATGAAGTGTAATCATATTATTTGTTGAAAAGATCGCATCTGTGTCTGGATACGTTTGCAAAAAATGAATGATAGACTCTTCTTGGGAATCGGTTTCCTGTTCAAGTTCTAAAATCCTAAACTCTTCTTTTGAAAAGCCATGTCGTAACATCGCTAAACAATATCCTTCAAGTCTTTCCTTCCAAGTACTTACATAGTCTGTAGCATATACAACAACAGCTACCTTTTTTCTTCCATTGTGTAAAAGATGCTCAACTGCTGAGTAGGCTCCTTTAATGTTGTTCATGATGACATTGTTTGTTTCTAAATTTGGAATTCTACGATTAATTACGACTAATGGATATTTACTATCGACTAGTTTTTTATAGAGTTCCTGATTTTTCACTGTGGGGTTGACAACAATCCCATCGACCTGTCTCATTTGCAGTTCTTTAATGTATTCCTCTTCGGCCTCGGGATTTTCGTTTGTATTACATATCATTAAATTGTAGCCCAGTTCATGACATGTATCTTCCACTCCCTCTAGTACCGTCGTCCAAAAGGGGTTTTTTAAGTTTGAAAGCATAATACCAATTACATTTGTTCTCATCGACTTAAGACCTTTTGCTAGGGCGTTAGGTCTATAATCTAACTCTTTTATCGCTTTAAGAACTCGCATTCTCGTTTCTTCAGTCGTATGTGCATAGTTTCCATTAAGAATCCGAGAAACTGTTGTTTTTGAGACATTTGCTCTTTCTGCTACGTCACCAATTGTGATTTTCAAAAACTATCACCACCTTTGCTTAAAAACCTTGGAAACCGATAAACTAAGTATTAAAAAAAATAAACCTTGTTGGGTTACCCTAGACTAAATTGTACTACTCATAGTTATGCTTGGTTTTAGAAAACGATACCCAAAATATGTGTATGTTCAAAGAAGTTTGATTTGAATTGAATGTAGATTCGTTGAAACTTTTTATGAAGTGATTTGAAATGAGAGTGTAAACCCTAAGAAGTAGCTTTGGTTTGTTTGGAAACCGATTAACTAATTACAACTAAAATTTAACGTAGAAAAGGTTTGCTGTCAACAATATTTAGAAAATTTAATTAACTTCGCGTAGATATTTGGATGTTTTCTTAATTTTGTAGGATAAAAATAAGGAAGTAAGAGGGTACTGAAAAGTTAGGTTAATATTTTTCAGTGCCCTCTTAGCAATGTGAGTAAGCAGTGCGTTTTTTATTGCCTTCTACGAGTGGTTTTTTCGTAGAAGGCATGCAACGAGTGAAGCCATTGCCATATATTTAAAGGCACTGAAAAGTTGTTTTGTACTTTTTCATTGGCTTCCGATATAGATTGTCGCGTAAAGAATGAACAGCAATTGCCACACTTCTACTGTTCCCCCGCCTCATTACTATTTTTGGTTTCAAAATTAACAAGCAAGTCACGCACTTCATCTGTCGATTTTGTGTTCATTAATTGATTTCTTAATGTACTTGCCCCTGGAAACCCTTTGACATATATTTTAAAAAAGCGGTGAAGCGCATGAAATGGACGTAGCTCCAATCCTGCATATTTATCATGGACGTCCATATGCAACATTAATAGATTGAGTAATTCCTCACTGCTATGGTCTCTCGGCTCTTTTTCAAAGGCAAATGGGTTATTGAAAATACCACGACCAATCATTACCCCATCGACACCGTATTGGTTGGCAAGCTTAAGGCCTGTTTGACGGTCTAGAATATCACCGTTAATCGTTAAAAGAGTATCTGGTGCTATCTGATCACGTAGTTTCTTTATCTCTGGGATCAGCTCCCAATGAGCATCTACCTTGCTCATTTCCTCTCTTGTCCTTAGATGAATGGAGAGATTCACAATATCTTGTTTCAGTATGTGAGTTAGCCATTCGTGCCACTCGTCTACTTGATGATAACCTAGCCTTGTCTTTACGCTTACAGGCAGCCCTCCTGCTTTTGCTGCTTGGATTAACTCTGCCGCAACATCTGGACGGCAAATAAGGCCACTTCCCTTCCCATGCCGTGCCACATTAGGTACAGGACAGCCCATATTAATATCCAAACCCTTAAAGCCAAGTTCCGCCATTCCTATACTCATTTGCCGAAAATGTTCAGGCTTGTCCCCCCAAATATGGGCGACAATTGGTTGTTCGTCTTCTGTAAAAGTCAAACGACCACGTAAACTTTTCCTTCCCTCTGGGTGACAATAGCTATCACTGTTTGCAAACTCCGTAAAAAATACATCCGGCCTCGCAGCCGCACTTACGACATGGCGAAAAACAACATCCGTTACTTCTTCCATTGGTGCCAATATAAAAAAAGGTCGTGGTAATTCACGCCAAAAATTATCTTTCATATTCACCTTCAAATCCTCTCACTTCGTATCCCTACTTAAAATATACTATCATTATTTTCTCCTTACACAGGCTCTTCTTCTGTAAAGGAGCATGAACATACTAATCATGTTTTGTATTTCTTATATTATCTCTTCTGGAATATAGTATTCACAATCCAATTTTTTAAAATCTTTTTTATCCCAAGTTAAAATCGGGAGTTTACTGCTAGATTTACTCGATAACAGTGCATCAGCAAAATCAACATTTTTGTCAGCAAACATTTTCAGTGCAATACCTACATTCTCTTCCTCTACTTCAACATTTTCTGATTCAATTACATCTAATAAGTATTCTGAGATTTGTTGTTTTTCCAATTTATAAAATGACCTTAGTAACCAACAACATTCCGCGATTACTACAGTAGGGATTACTAAAGATATTTCATTTTTATCAACCTTTTCAACAAGCCTCACTATAGTATTAAATTTAATTGGGTCATCTTTAACTAACAGCCGTACCAAAACATTAGTATCAACTAGGAATTTATTCATCTTCCAATTCCTCTTTTAGAATATATTTAGATGCATCCTCCTGAGTAACTTCTCTCATTTTTTCAAGTTCTATTTCTTCTTTACTAATAATTCTGCCAATGGCTTGACTTAAATATTTTTTTCTTATCGGCTCTATCCTCACTTCATCATTTTCTATTAAAAATTTAAATTGGTCTCCCTCATTTAAACCTAACTTTTCTCTAAGTTCCTTCGGTATTGTTATCTGTCCTTTGCTCGTCATCTTTCCACTCACTAATTCCATTCATTTTCACCTCTTACTTCTTTTATAGTATTACTAACATTATAAGTATTACTTATTTTTATTGCAATCCCACTGTCCCGACAAATTGTGACCATAAACATGCTCATAAGTCATGCGATACGTCGCCCTTGGCTAAAGGTTCTTTGACTTATCAATTAGCCTCTTAATTGTCATCGCTTCATAGGCACCTAAAATGAAAGAGCTGCTCCAAAGGTTGTGAATTATCAACCTTCCAGGAACAACTCTTTTTTAGAAATAAAAATTTGAAACCTACTAATAAAAGTTCTCCAATCATCTATCTTTATTTTTAAAGAGTGGGTAACTTGTCAGGATTTAGAGTAATATATATTTCATTTATTTTATCATTACTAATATACAAACTTAGAATGCTTTGAATCTTACCATTGATATAAAATACAATTGCTGGTTGATAATTTACATTTTTCACTTCAAAGTAAAAACCTTCGGGCGCCTTTTTGATAATAGCATATAGGAAGGCCATAACATGATCTCGAGAAACGATTGGACGGATAGCAGCATTGACCTTTCCACCTCCATCAGAATATAAAATAACATCATCAGTTATAAGTTCTAACAATGCAGAGGTATTGTGCATCTGAAATGATTGAATAAAGAGATTAATAATGTCTTTATTTTTCTCATAGTTTAAACTTTCATTTCCTACTCGTGAGATTTTTTGCTTAGCCCGACTAAAAATTTTTCGACAGTTCTCTTCTTTCTTTTCTATAATAGTAGCAATCTCAGTATAGGAGTAGTTAAAAACCTCTCTTAGAAGTAGTACGGCCCGTTCATCGGGTGCTAAATGTTCCATCATACGTAAATAGGCTATACTCAATCCTTCTTTTTTTAACACCATATCGGAAGGATCAGAGTCAATGTTTTTATCTATTAATAAAGGGACAGGATTCCATGGTCCTACATACTTTTCCCGTCTACGCCTTGCTGATTTTAGTTCATCCAGACAAAAATTAGTTACCATTTTGCAAAGGTAGGCTTTCTTATTATCTATTTTCTTCTCATCAATCTGGTATGCTTTTAAAAAGGTTTCATGTACAATATCTTCTGCTTCCATAATAGATCCAAGCATACGATAGCTTATGGAAAACAACAATGGTTTAAATTGTTGGTAGTCCTCATTACTAATTTGCACGATATCAACTCTTTTCCTTTTTAATAATTTCCTCAGCGGCTTGTTTCCCGCTAGTAACGGCTCCTTCTGACAGTATTGAATATGGTGATGCCCAATCTCCTGCTATATATAATCCGGGGATTTTATTTTTAGAACATTGCAACATTTGTTCATCACCTACTTGAGGCAATCGCTGGTTAACTGTAATTTGAGGAATAAAACGACTCGTAATTACATAGCTTTTCCATCCTGGTTGTATCTTTTCTAAAAATTGTTCGAGCTCGCATTTTACTTTTTTCCATTCTTTGTTGTCAGTTGGACTTTGGTATTTAAACACATGCAACACTATACTTTTTGCATCATCAGAAAGTAGCGCATTATTTGAATGTACAGAAAAATAGAGTGGATCCACTATACCCATAGCGAATACTTTCTTTGGGTTCGGAAGCTGCGTTAATGCAACATCTAACGTAGACCCCTTTACAGATTCCATTTTTGTAAACGAGTCACTTTGAGAGAAGGGAGACTTTTCGCCTAGCATCTGATTGAGTTCTTTTGGTTCTACTGTACATAAAACATTTTTTCCAACAATAACCTCACCATCAGAAAGTACTATTTTAATATGGTCCTGTTCAATAGGAACTATCTGTTTGACATTCTTACGGGTTTGAAACTGTATACCCGAGACAACCGAATTATTGTGAAGTTGGTCTATAATGGTTTGCCAACCTTTATCTAAATAAAGTACTCCGTTCAGGGCAGCCTTCAAATGTATTAACATAACCTTCGCACTGACCTTATTAGGAGAATGACAATACGTCGCAAGTCTGCCTAATAAATAGAGTAATGATTGAACATTTTCAGAACGGGTTGTTTGCTGAACCCATCGCTCGTATGTTTGCAGTACTACTTTCTCATTATCGATTGACATCACCTTCATTAAAACTTTAGCCCATTCAATCCGTTCTTTCCAGCTTAAAAAATTTGAAGTGAGCAATCCTAAAGGAGACAACGGTGCAATATATTCCAATTGATTTTCAACTAAAATTCCACCAATTTTAGGAGACTTCCCAGAAAGCTGTATATTTAATTCCTCGAGAATCGACTTGGCCTTACCCTTTTTATATAGAGCATGTGGACCTAAATTAAAATACTGTTGCCGTATATGATCAGTTCTTGCTCTTCCACCTACATTTTTATTCTTTTCAAGTACTAATATAGATAGATTGTTTCGTGTTAAATAATTGGCTGCCACTAAACCAGCTAGGCCACCACCGATAATAACAACATCCCATTTTTGAGTCATAAGATAATACCTCCTTTTATTATTTCATAACTCAAGACGAAGAAGGATGAATAATTGTGACATAAAACATTTTCTGTTCAAAAAAAACAGAGGGTGTGACAAAAGGTTGTTTTTACCTTTTGTCACACCCTCTAAGCAATGAGCGAAACCGCCACTATCTTTTAAAGAAAGTTGTGAGTTTTTTTCACAACTTACTGAAGTGAGTGTGTTTCTCACAACGGCCTTTGTGGCAAATGAAGTCAGTACAGATGTTTTAGCTAGTTCTGTCCCAGCCCCTGTGTGTACGTGGAACCATCGTTGTCCGAGAGATAACATGAATTATTCCAAGGTATTTCTACTATATTTACAACGGGACGTTTCTCTCAATACTACTGGTGGAGCCTCTCTTTCTTCTTGTTTAAATAAGACTCATCCAGTTCATGAATTGAGTCTTTGTCGAAGTTGGCATTAATGTATTCACTAAACTCCAAAACCTTTTCTCTACTACATGGGGCACCTTCCTCAACGATCGTGATAAGCGCATCGTACATGGCAAGAAGAATGGAAATGTCCTCTCGTCCGTAATGACATATCTGATAAAATGCTCCATATAAAATATCGTTAAAGGGAGTTTGCACAGTAGTAACCTTAACTTCACCCTCGTGGTAATAATTGAGGTATCTACCATCGTATTTACTCACTTCAGCGAGTAACTTCCCTAGATGAAAAATACAGTCAATCGCTGTATTTGGGTCATTAATCCCAGGGGAAACCGCTCGTAATGTGACTTCAACAATTTTTCTGATCCCAAACTCTACGTCCTGAAACATCGTTCGGTCATTCCCAATTTTTATATATTTCTTTATATCGAGTTTCGGTTGTACTCCCTGATAATAAATAATCAGTAAAGTGTCCCCTGGTTTGACGAAGGAACCGACAGGCTTTAATAACTCAAAGACAAAACTTTTATCCAAGGCTGTTTCTAAAAGGCGATGAGTTTCGCACAGTTGAATATAACCTAGCGTATCGTTCTTCACCTTGAGCTGATTAGCATGTTGTGGCAATGATGGCTTGTCCCACGTTATCTTAATCATTTCACCTTTTTTCGGTGTAAGTCTATCTTCCAGTGCTTTAAGTGTCGAAGTGGTTACTTCATTCACAAGATTATTCACTTGGATAGATTTGGCCACATGATGAATGAAATACGCAAAAAAAGCAAGACAAACGATAGCAAGCAGTACTCCAATCGGACCAGCAATAACCTCATGTGTTAAATCCTCCCTCATAAACAAGAGCGTCAGAATTGAATACATAATCCCGCCCATATAAACACCCAGCACTCGAATCGTTACCTTGTTTGTAATAAAGTCAGACAGCGTTCGTGGGGAAAACTGGGAGGAATACGTGGTTAAGACGACCATGATTGTCGAGAACGTAATGGTTATCATCGTTAAAAGGGCTGCTGCAATCGTCCCTAATATCGTTTGAGCCAAATCGACGCTTATCAAAAATAAAGCTGGTATCGTCTCAGTAACAGCCTTCCCATGAATTGTATCTACATAAATGATACCAAAAGCCAAGATTGTGGCCATTAAGCAATATAGACTTGGCATAAGCCAAATCGTTTGTTTGATTTGCAGGAGAAAATTTTTCATAGAAGTCCCCCTGTTAAGATTAATAAGTAAAAATTTATTCCGCTACCTATTATCATTACCCGAAGCCTCTCCCTCATACAATAAGTTGAAGCGTTGGTTACTACAAAGACCATTATTACTGACAATAAAAGACCCTGTAATATATGAAGTATTATTGTTAAACTAAAGCTACCTTACTTGAAATAGACAATGAAAGAACTACTTCAGTAAAATATTTTGTATTCGCAAAAGGAGATTCACTACCATGAATATTTTAGTTTTAGGTGCAACAGGAAGAGTCGGAAGTCAAATTCTTACATATGCCCTTGAAGGCAAACATCATGTTACTGCATTGGTCCGCACTCCAGAAAAGATTCAAAATAAAAATGAAAACTTAACCGTCATTCATGGAAATGTTTTAAATAAAGATGATATCGTACATGCAATACAAGGTATTGGTGTAGTGATTAGTGCACTTAATACTGATGGCACCACCACCCTCTCAGAAAGTATGCCACTTATAATCGAAGCAATGAAAAACGAAGGTATCAAACGAGTAATAACGATAGGAACTGCAGGTATTTTGGATAGTAGGACGACACCGAATTCTCTGCGATATCAATCAAGTGAATCGAAGCGTAAGTCGACCAGTGCAGCTAAAGAACATCATAAAGTCTACGATTTACTTAAACAATCAACTCTCGATTGGACGATTGTATGCCCTACGTACTTGCCGGATGGAGAAAAACTTGGCAAATATCGTATAGAACAAAATTTTTTACCGAAGGATGGTGTGAAAATATCTGTGACCGATACCGCTGAATTTGCTTTTAGTCAGATAAACTCAAAAGATTTTATAAATTCACGTGTAGGTATCGCCTACTAACTCGAGTTCGGGTGGTGCCTGGCACCACCCGAATGGAGCGCCTAAGCAAATGAGGCATTCGAGCATATACTACCTTGAAATGACTGACGATCATGGAGGTACTTAACGTGTATTATGGTTACGACATGCAACGAAATGTAAATACCCAGTATCAAACATTAGTTGATCCATTTGTGATTGAAACGCTACAAACTGTCATCGGAAAGCATCTTGTAGTAGAAACTACAAGAGATTCTGTTCGTGGAGTCTTAAAAGATGTAAAACCTGACCACATTATGCTAATGGCTGGTAACACACCGTTCTTTATCCGAATTCAACAAATTGTTACCATTATGCCTATAGACTAAAAAAACTCTCCTTGAAGCAACCATGCTCAAGGAGAGTTTTTCATAGTTTTTATTCAAAACTTGTTTCCTTATACTTGATTCTTTGCAAGCTTAGGGACAAGGTAAATCGCGAGAACACTCACTAGTACGTGTAAAATATGGCCAGTCATCTTATACTGTTCGTGCAAATCAGCTTCTGCTGTATACGTATTAAATATAAATCCTAAAAGAACAACTATACTAAACCATAACAAAGGTTTTCTTGAGAATCTTTGAATAAAATAAAAGATAATGCTACTCATAAATACTGCCATAAAAGTGGCAAAAGCTATAAATATCATATACAAAGTGTCACGTTCTTGACCAATAAAACCAATTTCATGACCAAAAATCAACCCACATAACACAAACATTAAGTTAGCCAGTAGTGTTAAAATAACTCCAGCTAGAAAACCTACTTTTAAGTATGAAAAAAAACTATTTTTATACATCACACAAACACTCCTTTTTTATATTTTCCATGAATCTTTAAACTCGCATGCAAATTGTTGAAAAGTTATCGGATCACGTTTTAATATAGCCTTGACATCTGTTGTCACTTTTTCAGCTGTCCTTAACCTTGTTAATACATAAAGCATCGTCATAA is a window from the Bacillus alkalicellulosilyticus genome containing:
- a CDS encoding NAD(P)-dependent oxidoreductase encodes the protein MGFKKIGFIGLGAMGLPMAKNLVKKGFELHVTAHRNRQPVEELKSAGAVEHSSIKEVAAHCEVLLSILPTDKEMESVLLSEDVLETLSSDAILLEMTSGSPAMMKKVNEAFQSKRIKVLDGPVSGGTIGAEQGTLTVMAGGEDNVLEQVRPILDAMSKNIYLVGPIGAGKAIKAVNQMMAAMHMVVTAEATALAEKLEIDKDMLKQVIGSSSGASWMFMNKLDSLSNRDFAPGFKLSLMRKDVEIAVAEGADLQLAFAEAALDLYKETEKEYGESDFSVIGKSILS
- a CDS encoding dimethylmenaquinone methyltransferase — its product is MTTQKDDRQEILELYKDLRVTDVRDGMDWVGMHGYGTVDHSIRPLFRTKVVGIARTARYVPFEGPMPKLTPEEYTKWVGWYYSEVCNDPWGADIEDGDFVCMDVAGVDVGILGSNNTLEFKHKGARGYLTNGGGIRDTDEVIHQGIPVWSKFISQGMDQGRIRFCEKDTPIAIGGVAIYPGDVVVADGDGVVVVPRKLARDVAKYAHQELSGDKEGRKKLYDKLGWEHDHTVL
- a CDS encoding LacI family DNA-binding transcriptional regulator — its product is MKITIGDVAERANVSKTTVSRILNGNYAHTTEETRMRVLKAIKELDYRPNALAKGLKSMRTNVIGIMLSNLKNPFWTTVLEGVEDTCHELGYNLMICNTNENPEAEEEYIKELQMRQVDGIVVNPTVKNQELYKKLVDSKYPLVVINRRIPNLETNNVIMNNIKGAYSAVEHLLHNGRKKVAVVVYATDYVSTWKERLEGYCLAMLRHGFSKEEFRILELEQETDSQEESIIHFLQTYPDTDAIFSTNNMITLHVLGALRSLTLHIPNDVALISYDETIWAQHLEPPLTTVRQPGYHMGKMAAQILIQTMSKEGSESKAPPATIVLEPELIIRKSCGAK
- a CDS encoding tRNA dihydrouridine synthase produces the protein MKDNFWRELPRPFFILAPMEEVTDVVFRHVVSAAARPDVFFTEFANSDSYCHPEGRKSLRGRLTFTEDEQPIVAHIWGDKPEHFRQMSIGMAELGFKGLDINMGCPVPNVARHGKGSGLICRPDVAAELIQAAKAGGLPVSVKTRLGYHQVDEWHEWLTHILKQDIVNLSIHLRTREEMSKVDAHWELIPEIKKLRDQIAPDTLLTINGDILDRQTGLKLANQYGVDGVMIGRGIFNNPFAFEKEPRDHSSEELLNLLMLHMDVHDKYAGLELRPFHALHRFFKIYVKGFPGASTLRNQLMNTKSTDEVRDLLVNFETKNSNEAGEQ
- a CDS encoding PIN domain-containing protein, with protein sequence MNKFLVDTNVLVRLLVKDDPIKFNTIVRLVEKVDKNEISLVIPTVVIAECCWLLRSFYKLEKQQISEYLLDVIESENVEVEEENVGIALKMFADKNVDFADALLSSKSSSKLPILTWDKKDFKKLDCEYYIPEEII
- a CDS encoding AbrB/MazE/SpoVT family DNA-binding domain-containing protein, with protein sequence MELVSGKMTSKGQITIPKELREKLGLNEGDQFKFLIENDEVRIEPIRKKYLSQAIGRIISKEEIELEKMREVTQEDASKYILKEELEDE
- a CDS encoding RNA polymerase sigma-70 factor, producing the protein MQISNEDYQQFKPLLFSISYRMLGSIMEAEDIVHETFLKAYQIDEKKIDNKKAYLCKMVTNFCLDELKSARRRREKYVGPWNPVPLLIDKNIDSDPSDMVLKKEGLSIAYLRMMEHLAPDERAVLLLREVFNYSYTEIATIIEKKEENCRKIFSRAKQKISRVGNESLNYEKNKDIINLFIQSFQMHNTSALLELITDDVILYSDGGGKVNAAIRPIVSRDHVMAFLYAIIKKAPEGFYFEVKNVNYQPAIVFYINGKIQSILSLYISNDKINEIYITLNPDKLPTL
- a CDS encoding phytoene desaturase family protein encodes the protein MTQKWDVVIIGGGLAGLVAANYLTRNNLSILVLEKNKNVGGRARTDHIRQQYFNLGPHALYKKGKAKSILEELNIQLSGKSPKIGGILVENQLEYIAPLSPLGLLTSNFLSWKERIEWAKVLMKVMSIDNEKVVLQTYERWVQQTTRSENVQSLLYLLGRLATYCHSPNKVSAKVMLIHLKAALNGVLYLDKGWQTIIDQLHNNSVVSGIQFQTRKNVKQIVPIEQDHIKIVLSDGEVIVGKNVLCTVEPKELNQMLGEKSPFSQSDSFTKMESVKGSTLDVALTQLPNPKKVFAMGIVDPLYFSVHSNNALLSDDAKSIVLHVFKYQSPTDNKEWKKVKCELEQFLEKIQPGWKSYVITSRFIPQITVNQRLPQVGDEQMLQCSKNKIPGLYIAGDWASPYSILSEGAVTSGKQAAEEIIKKEKS
- a CDS encoding DUF2254 domain-containing protein is translated as MKNFLLQIKQTIWLMPSLYCLMATILAFGIIYVDTIHGKAVTETIPALFLISVDLAQTILGTIAAALLTMITITFSTIMVVLTTYSSQFSPRTLSDFITNKVTIRVLGVYMGGIMYSILTLLFMREDLTHEVIAGPIGVLLAIVCLAFFAYFIHHVAKSIQVNNLVNEVTTSTLKALEDRLTPKKGEMIKITWDKPSLPQHANQLKVKNDTLGYIQLCETHRLLETALDKSFVFELLKPVGSFVKPGDTLLIIYYQGVQPKLDIKKYIKIGNDRTMFQDVEFGIRKIVEVTLRAVSPGINDPNTAIDCIFHLGKLLAEVSKYDGRYLNYYHEGEVKVTTVQTPFNDILYGAFYQICHYGREDISILLAMYDALITIVEEGAPCSREKVLEFSEYINANFDKDSIHELDESYLNKKKERLHQ
- a CDS encoding NAD(P)-dependent oxidoreductase codes for the protein MNILVLGATGRVGSQILTYALEGKHHVTALVRTPEKIQNKNENLTVIHGNVLNKDDIVHAIQGIGVVISALNTDGTTTLSESMPLIIEAMKNEGIKRVITIGTAGILDSRTTPNSLRYQSSESKRKSTSAAKEHHKVYDLLKQSTLDWTIVCPTYLPDGEKLGKYRIEQNFLPKDGVKISVTDTAEFAFSQINSKDFINSRVGIAY
- a CDS encoding YuzF family protein → MQRNVNTQYQTLVDPFVIETLQTVIGKHLVVETTRDSVRGVLKDVKPDHIMLMAGNTPFFIRIQQIVTIMPID